The Mucilaginibacter terrae region ATCGTTTATTACTTCTTCTTTCCAGTCGTTGTTAGCAAAATCGAGCTCGGCGGTAGTGAGGGCCATAGCTATCCAGTTGGGCAAATCGGCAATGTGGGCGGCCAGGCGGCGCACGGTCATACTTTTGGGGTGTGGTTGCCAGTCGTACTTATCTTCAGGTACAATTTCTAAAAATTTGCGGGTAGTTTTAGTTTCCTCGTCAAGCTCTTTTAAAAGCAATGGGGTAATATTCATGGTGATTGTTTTTTTGTTTGATACAAATAAACCACCACGTAGTGACAACCCTATGTCAGCAGGATCTTACAGTTTCAATAAAACTTTATCAATAACTTCTTTTGCCTTTTCGCGCAAAATTTCGGGCTCAATAATGGTGGCATAATCGGCAAAAAACAAAAACCAGCGGGCAAAGCCTTCCATAAAACCAGTTAAAAAGGTCATTTCTATTTCATCGCCTAAATCAACTTCGCCTACCAGGCCGTGATACAGTTTTTCGTCTCCCAGGTGAAGGGACATTTTTTTATCAACCCGCAATACCACCTTGTGCACATCGCGCTCGTGGTAACTATTATCAATGTAAGTTTTGAGGGCAGGGTGCTGCTTTACTACGTTCTCATCCGTCAACTTAACATCCAGCATGCGGTCGAAACGAAAATCGCGATAATCGTTCTGCATACGGCAAAAGCCTATAAGATGCCAGTAGCGGTCGAGGTAAAATACGCCTACCGGTTCCACACAACGCTCGGTATGTACCTGCCGGTAGTACGAAAAATATTTAAGGCTTACTACTTTCTTTTCGGCAATGGCTTTCAAAATAGGCTGCATGGGGTTAACCCCTTCATGCAATTGTGTGGTGCGGCGGCTTTTTAGTACTTCAACCCGGCTGTCTATCCCGGCTAAATAATCTTTTTCGGCATTACGTAAAACGGCACGCACCTTATACATGGCCGATTGATAGCTGCCGCTGTTTACCTCATCGGTTAGCGTTTCCACCAGCTTTTCGGCAGTAAACAGGGCAGTGGCTTCTTCAAGGGTAAAGGCAATGGGGGGCAAACGATAGCCATCGGCCAGCGAGTAACCAGTCCCGGCTTCGCCAATTATGGGTACTCCGGCCTCTTCAAGTGTACGGATGTCGCGGTAAACGGTACGCAAACTAATGTCAAACCTATCGGCTATAAACTGTGCCTTAACCACCCTGCGCGATTGCAACTGAATTAATATGGCCGATATGCGGTCGATGCGATTCACGCAATAAAATTAATGAATTTATAGCTGCAGCTAATTTTATTTTGCCAACACTGTAACATCTGCAATTTAATCGCGTCTATCCTGTTGAGTAAGCGATATACTTATAAGCCAAAGTTTCTTGTTAATTAATGTTAAATTTCGTGTTTAAACAAGAAAGGCCTTTGGTGACTAAATTTTTAGTTATATCTTGATCGCCGAAACCTTATTTCATGAAATACACCCTGACCCTCCTCTTCGCATTGCTTGTTGGTAAGCTTGGTTTTTCGCAAACCACTTACTCGGTAAAAGGCTCCGCTGCCGATACCATTGCCAATGTAAAACTGGTAAATGCCACCATTTCAGTTCTTAACGCCAAAGATTCAACCCTGCGTGGTTTTACCCGCGTAGCCCCCGACGGTAGTTTCTCGATCACTAAAAAACTCGGGAAAGGCAAGTTTATCCTTTTGGCTACCTACCCCAAGTATGCTGATTATGTGGAGGAGTTTACGCTCGATTCGGCTCATACCACGCGCAATTTTGGCCGCATAAGCATGATCCTTAAATCAAAATTACTCGAAGGCGTAATTGTAAAAGGAACCCGCGCCGCTATTAAAATTAAAGGTGATACTACAGAGTATAATGCGTCAAGTTTCACTGTGCAACCCGGAGCCAAGGTTGAAGATCTGCTTAAGCAACTGCCCGGTATACAGGTTGACAAAGACGGCAAAATAACCGCACAGGGCCAGGCTGTACCCAAAGTACTGGTTGATGGCGAAGAGTTTTTTGGCGACGACCCCACCCTGGTAACCAAAAACCTGCGTGCCGATATGGTGGATAAAGTACAACTATACGATAAAACCAGCGACCAGGCTGCCTTTACCGGTATTGATGATGGCCAAAAAACCAAAACCATCAATATTAAACTTAAAGAAGATAAAAAGAACGGCTATTTTGGCAAGGCTGATGCCGGTTTAGGAACCAAAGATTTTTACTCGGGCCAGTTGGCAGTAAACAAATTTGCCGGTAAAGAAAAAATGTCGGCCTATGGCACATTGGCCAATACGGGTAAAACCGGTTTAGGCTGGGAAGATGCCAATAAATTTGGTACTTCGAACAATAACGTGGAAATTTCGGATGGTGGTATTTCTATCTTCTCCAACAACAGCGATGATATTGAAGGCTGGGGTGGCCAATACAACGGCGAGGGTTTTCCAACAGCCCGTGCAGGTGGTTTACACTATGATAATAAATGGAGTGGTGATAAGCAAACCATTAACGGGAACTACAAAATTGGTTCGTTAAACGTGGTGGGCGACCGAAGCAATTTAACTCAAAACAATATTGCCGGTAATACCCCGGGAGCTGATTTTATCAACTCGCGCTCTACCTCCAATTTCCGCAATTATATTTTTCGCCAAAAGCTGGATGGTGCTTATAATTTAAAGCTTGACAGCCTATCGAACCTGAAACTTACGTTTGATGGTACCTTTAAAAATACTGAAACCGAGAACACTACCTTGTCGCAAAGCGATAGGTCGTCGGGTTCGAGGTTAAACAATAACATTAACAGGCTTAACACCAAAGGAGATCAAAAAACCTTTAATTTCAGTGCGTTATACACCAAAAAATTCAAAAAAGTGGGCCGCACGCTATCAGTTAGCCTGAGCGAGTCATTAGACCGTGTGGACAATGAAGGCCAGCAATACGCCAGATTAGAGAGTTTCAATGAAACCGGCACACCAACCGGCAACGAGCTAACAGATCTGGAAAAATATACGGATGTAAAATCGAACATGGTAACCACCAGCGTTACTTATACTGAACCGTTAAGCAAATCATCTTCTATACTGGCAAGTTACGGCTTAAACGTAAGCAACAGTGATGCCGACCGCAGAGCCTTTGGGCAATCAACACCGGGAAGTGGTAATTATGATGTATTGGATACCCGCTTTAGTAACCACTACCAGTTAGACCAGTTAATTAACCAGGCCGGAGCGGTATTCAATTACAAAAAAGACAAAACCACCTTTAACTTCGGCACTAAGGTTGGCTTAGCAAACTTTAAGCAAGAGGATATGTACACCGGTAACAAGTTTACCCGTAACTTTTCTAACTGGAACCCGCAGGCCAGTTACCAGTACCGTTTTTCGCAGCAAAAATCATTCAGGTTTAACTACAATGGTAACACCCGCCAGCCAAGCCTCGATCAAATTCAGCCCATACGTAACAACAACGATAATACCACCATTATTGAGGGTAACCCTAACTTAACGCCATCGTTCAATAACCGTTTCCAGGCTACTTACAACTCGTACAAAGTATTGAGTAACCGCTCTATATGGCTTAATGGTTCGTACTCATTTACCTCAAACCCAATCGTAAGCAACTCTGATTTTGATAGCAGCACCGGTAAAACCACCCGCCGCTATTCAAACCTGGCATCTGAAACCCCTACTGCTTTTAGCATAAACGCCCAAATGGATAGTAAGGTTAAGTTTTTATTTGGCATAAACGTAGGTATAAACGCTTATGCAAGCGGTAACACCTCGTTTAACAAAGTAACCCGCAATACTATTGAGCAAACCAATCGTTCGCGCTCAAATACTTACCAGGTTGGCTTAAATATTTCTCGCTATGTGGAAAAGAAATTTGATTTCTACGCCAACTTTGGCCCTACCTACAACACCAGTGTATCATCGTTAAACCCTAACACTAACAACAACGGTAAAGGCTTTAACGGCTTCCATTATTTAAACGTTTACCTGCCCGGTAAAATTCAAATAGGTGCCGAAGGCGAGTACCAATACCGCGCCGCTACCGAAACCTTTAATGAAAGCTTTAGCCGTTACCTGTTAACCGCATCTATCACTAAGTCTTTCTTTAAAGAGCAAAACCTTAAAATTAAAGCCAACTGTAACGATGTATTTAACCAAAATCAGGGCTTTAGCCGTAATATATCGGGTAACTACATTACCCAAAACAATTACACTACTATTAAACGCTATTTCCTGTTCTCAATAATTTACGAGTTTAACAAAATGGGCGGCGGTGCACCTAAACAATAACCTTTAGCAATACTCCATCATGAAGATCAAAAATATTATAGCAGCACTTGCACTTACGCTCATTAGCGGCAGTATAATGGCTCAAAATGCTCACTTTGCCGAGAGTGGAACCATTGAGTACGAGAAGACAATAAACATGTGGGCCATTATGAAAAAGCGGATTAATAAAGACAACGAGAGCTATATGCAACCGGCTTATGAATCGTACCGTAAATCGCAGCCACAGTTTAAAAAACTCACCAGTACATTAACTTTTGGCGATAATAAAACCATGTTTGTGCCTAAGCCTGATGATGGTCCGCAAAACTTTTGGGGAGCGGTAATGGTAGCGCAAAACAATACCACGGCATCTGACCTGAGCACCCAAACCAGCGTTATCCAGAAAAAGGTTTACGAAGAAACCTTTTTAGTAAAAGACAGCATACGCGCCATTAAATGGAAAATAACCGACGAAACCCGCGAAATTGCTGGTTTTGCATGTCGCCGGGCCAATGCAGTTATTATGGATTCTATTTATTTGGTTGCCTTTTATACCGAGGAGATAGCCGTATCGGGCGGGCCGGAAAATTTTAGCGGTTTACCAGGCATGATATTAGGCTTAGCTATGCCTCACGAAAATATTACCTGGTTTGCTACTAAGGTAACTGATGTAGCTATTCCTCCGGCTAAGCTGATAGCACCAACCAAAGGCAAAACAGTTAACAACAAACAACTACGCGCCACACTTGATGAAGCCATGAAAGACTGGGGCGAGTATGCGAAGGACGAGTATAAGGCGTTTATGCTCGAATAAGCAGGCTCCATAACCGAGCTTGCTCGGCACCACTCTCTTATCCCTAATGTCATTTCGAGGTACGAGAAATCTTTTCGAGGCGGTCAGGTGATCAACCCGAAAAGATTTCCCCTTCGTCGAGGTGACATTTTTATTTTCACGACATCCCCCTAAGCGTTTTACCTAAACAACCTCCAAATCCTTTCTCTAAAACTTATATACTCCGGCGCAATAAAGAACTTTTCTTCTACCGCCTTTATCTGCTCTTTTAATTGTTTGCGTCCGCGCATTTGCACCAGTACATGTACCTGGTATTGCCATTGCAGGGTTTGGTGCAACGCAGGGTTGAGCACAAATCGGGCATCCATCAGCAGCTTGTCTTGGGGAGCCAATTGTTTGAGCAGGTAAAGATCTATTTGCCGGCTATCACTCACAGAAATCTTCATAAACCAGGGATTTTTCTTTCACTTTATCGCGTACTTTTTCTAAACATTTGTGCTTTTGCACCGTGGCCGACCGCTCGCCCGAGAGGCCGAAACGTTCGGCTATCTCCCGCATATTTTGCTTATCGTAATAAAAGGCCTGCAGCATGTCCATGCAACGCTGCCCGGCAGCTTCAAGATAACGCAGTAAACGTTTGGCCGATGGAATGAGGGGCGCGTCGTTTGGTATATCAGTATAATTCAGCACATCATCGCTCAATAACCCCTGCTGTTTTTGGCGGTAATGATACCACAGGTGTTTGGTGATGCCTAACAGGTAAGCTTTTTCGTTACGCGGAGCATTGGTGTTACCGGCAATAGTTTTTTCGTAATAGATCACCAGCGCATCCTGAAATAGATCTTTAGCTTCATCCAAACTGCCACCCTGCTTGCTAATGTACCTTGACGCTGCCGGGAAAGCATCAAGGTACAGCCGGGTAAGCCATGCCTCATGATTAATCGTATTTGCTTCCATAGTGATACCCTTATTAAGTAAGGTGTGCAATTAATACAAGGTATCACCTAAAATTGGCATAAATATCTGCAAAAAGTAAAACGTGCCATTTTAACTACTTTGTAATAACACCGGCATTTTAAAAACCTATATTGCGATAACTGTTTCAACATATGCCTATGAATGCTGAACAAATTCGCCTGCAAGAACATTATGCAGGTAAAAATAACTGGCTTAAATGGGGGCCGTACTTATCTGAACGCCAATGGGGAACTGTACGCGAAGATTATAGTGCCGACGGTAATGCCTGGAACTACGTAAGCCATGATGCCGCCCGCAGTAAAGCCTACCGCTGGGGCGAAGAAGGTATTGCCGGTATAAGCGATGATTGCCAGATACTCTGCATGAGCCTTGCCCTATGGAACGGCAAAGATCCGATATTGAAAGAACGCCTTTTCGGGCTTACCAACGGAGAAGGAAACCATGGCGAAGATGTTAAGGAGCTATATTACTACCTCGACAGCACGCCTACGCACAGCTACTTAAAAATGCTGTACAAATATCCGCAGCAGGCATTTCCATACAAAAAGCTGGTTGAAGAAAACCGTGGCCGCAGCAAACACGAGCCTGAGTTTGAACTGATCGATACCGGCATTTTTGACCATGACGAGTACTTTGACGTTTTTGCCGAGTATGCCAAAAACAACGAAGAGGATATCCTCATACGCTATACCATACATAACCGTGGGCTGGCCGACGCAGAGCTACACATCCTTCCGCAAATTTGGTTCAGGAATACCTGGCTGGCCGATGGTAACGCAAGGCCGGAGATACTTTCGCAAGGCAATAACACCTTATTTCTGCGTTGCCGGGAACTGCATGACTACCATTGCTATGCCGATGGCAATGCCGAATTGCTTTTTACCGAAAACGAAACCAATAATGAACGTTTATATAATTCGGCAAACAAAACCGCGTATGTAAAAGATGGTATAAATGATCGCGTTGTTAGTAATGATCTAAATGCCGTTAATACTAATGATATAGGTACCAAGGCGGCTTATTGGTATAAACTAAATGTACCGGCTAAAGGCAGTGTTACCATTAAATTACGATTGAGCCAAAATAAACAAGCTGAACCCTTTGCCGGGTTTGATGATATTTTTAATACCCGCATGGCTGAAGCCGATGGTTTTTATACACCATTGCATGGCGAAAAAGCAACAGCCGATGAAAAATTGGTGCAACGCCAGGCTTGGGCGGGCATGCTGTGGAGTAAACAGTTTTACAGTTACAACCTTAAACGCTGGCTCGACGGCGACCCCGGCGAACCTGCCCCCCCGCGCAACCGGCGCACCGGCCGAAACAATCACTGGCAACATTTTGTGGCCGAAGACATTATTTCGATGCCCGATAAATGGGAGTACCCGTGGTTTGCCGCCTGGGATCTGGCCTTTCATTGCATTGCCTTGGCTCCGTTGGATGCCGGCTTTGCCAAAAACCAATTGAAACTGCTGGTGAGCGCCAATTACATTCATCCAAACGGGCAACTACCTGCCTACGAGTGGGATTTTGGAGACGTAAATCCACCAGTGCATGCGCTGGCCACATGGGAAGTTTTTGAAATGGAGCGCAAAGCCACCGGCACCGGCGACCTGGCTTTTTTAGAAGAAGTCTTCCAGAAACTCACCATGAATTTTACCTGGTGGGTAAACCGCAAGGATAGTGAAGGTAATAATATATTTGAGGGCGGCTTTTTGGGATTGGACAACATAGGTGTTTTTAACCGCAGCGCTCCGGTACCCGGCGGCGGCTTTTTAGAACAGGCCGATGGCACCAGCTGGATGGCCATGTACTCGCTCAACATGATGCGCATTGCCATGGAACTGGCCCTGCATAACAATGCCTACGAAAGTATGGCCATTAAGTTTGCCGAACACTTTTTATACATAGCCGGCTCACTGGCCGATATGGGCGAAGACCTGACCGGGCTTTGGGACGATGAAGACGGTTTTTATTACGACCTGTTGCGCCACCCCGACTGCACCTGGGACCGCCTGCGTATACGTACCATGGTGGGCTTGATCCCCCTGTTTGCGGTTGAGGTTTTTGAAGAATCTAAATGGCAAAACCTGCCCAACCTGGTAAAGCGGCTCGACTGGTTTATGAAGCAGCGTCCCGATCTGGTTAATTTGGTTAGCCGATGGAAAGACATACAGGGTAATCAAACCCACTTATTTTCATTATTGCGCGGTCACCGCATGAAGTTGCTGCTGAAACGGATGCTGGACGATAAAGAATTCTTTTCGCCCTACGGCATTCGTTCGGTATCTAAAGTATACGAGGATCAACCCTTTCAATATTGGCTTGGCGGCGAAGATTATTCGGTAAAATACACTCCTGCCGAAAGCGACAGTAACATGTTTGGTGGCAACAGCAACTGGCGCGGCCCGGTTTGGATACCGTTAAACTACCTGCTGGTCGAATCGCTATACCGTTTTCACGAGTATTACACCGATGATTTTAAAGTTGAATGCCAGGCAGGTTCAGGTAATTACGCTACCCTTGCTCAAATTGCCGGTGAGTTAGGCAATCGTTTAAAATCCATTTTTTTATGTAACGATAAAGGCGAACGCCCGGTTTTTGGCGGTCACCCCAAGTTGAACCATGATGAGCATTTTAAAGATTACATTCTGTTTCACGAGTATTTTCATGGCGATAACGGCAAAGGTTTAGGCGCAAGCCATCAAACCGGGTGGACGGGATTGGTGGCGTTGTTAAAGTAGTGGAGCGGGGATGAGAAAGCGAGAGAACTTAAACCACACGTCATTGCGAGACAGAGGGGACAGCAGCGGAGCCGTCGAAGCAACCGCTGCACATTCATAAGCAACTTTGTGTTTGTGCTTTAATTTCATGTAGTGCCCTGGTAGCACAGGGACGTACTTGCCGTAAGCCAGTGGATGTTACTTTTCTATTATACAAAAGAAAAAGTAACCAAAAAGAAAACTTGTGGCTACGTTTATTTGCTACGTTAGTGCTGTGCTTTTACTTGGGCTACTGCTACCCGCAAAACACTGATGCCGCGGAAAGAGGTTACGCCCGGGTAGTGCTTTTGCTTGGCACCAGCATACAGGGCAGTTAAAGAGCGCAGGGCATTCAGCGCACCCGGCCGGGAGCTGCCTGTGCGTTGGGAATGATTGCGATGAATAGGCCTTTTTGTTTATTTTGTGGCTATGACAAAAGAAGTAGCCTCCGCGGCAATGAGCGGTATAAAAGCGATAAGTAGAGACATTTAAAATCAACTTAAGGTATTTTTCAATGAACAAAACTCTCCTCAAACTCTACCTTGCCGAATTTATAGGCACAGCCTTATTGCTGGGGTTTGGGCTGAGCATTGTGATATTTAACTGGGGCGAGGGCACTGTTATGGAAAGCCTGGTACCCGATGCAGGTTGGCGGCGCTTGTTAACCGGCTTTTTATTTGGTACTACAGGTTGTTTGGTTACGCTATCGCCTGTGGGTAAAATTAGCGGCGCGCATATTAACCCGGCCGTGAGCATTGCATTTTGGCTTTGCGGTAAAATGAAAGACCATGCTTTGGTGGGTTACATCATTAGCCAGTTATTGGGTGCCGTGGTGGGCTGCCTGCCTTTGTTACTGTGGGGTGCTCAGGGTAAAAGTGTGGCATATGCCAATACTGTACCTGGTGATGTCGGCATAGTGGCGGCCTTTATTGGCGAAGTAATTACCACGGCAGGCCTCATCACCTTACTCTACATATTTGTAAGCAGCGATAAACTGCGCGATTATACCCCTTATACCATGCCCTTTTTATATGGGTTTATGGTCTGGGCCGAATCGCCGTTATCGGGGTGCAGCACTAACCCGGCGCGGAGTTTTGGTCCGGCGGTGGTGAGCGGTGTATATACGGCACAGTGGGTTTACTGGCTGGCACCGTTAACCGGTGTGTTGCTGGTAATGGGTTTTGTTAAGATGATGAATATTTACCGCCATCATGAAATGGAAGCCGCGCGGGTGAGCTATCATGACGAGCATTCGCCGCAAAGCATAAAAACTTCATCATGAGGCAAACCAGCAACCGCTTTTTACCTTTTATATACGTACAACTTAAAACTATAACATGACTCGTTTCCAAAACAAAGTAGCTTTAGTAACAGGCAGCAGCCAGGGCATTGGCGCAGCCTGCGCCTTACGCTTAGCCGCCGATGGTGCCGACATTATTTTGAACGGCCGCAAGCTTGATGAACGTGGCGAGGATATAATTAAACAAATAGAAGCATTAGGTCGCCGGGCGCATTTTTTGGTGGCCGATGTAAGCAAAATGCAAAACGTGGTCGATTTAGTGAATGAAGCCATTAGCGTATACGGTCAGCTGGATATACTGGTGAACAATGCCGGGGTTGAAAAGAACAACGATTTTTGGAACGTAACCGAAGAAGAATATGATTTTGTGATGGATACCAATCTCAAGGGCATCTTTTTTGGCATTCAGGCTTTTGTGAAATACTGCATGAATAACAAACGCGGCGGCGTAGTGGTAAACATGAGTTCGGTACACGAGGAAATTATTTTCCCCCACTTTGCAGCCTACTGCGCCAGTAAAGGTGGACTCAAAATGCTTACCCGCAACCTGGCAACTGAACTGGCCCCGCTCAACATTCGTATTAACAATGTAGCGCCCGGAGCCATTGCCACCCCCATCAATAAAAAGCTGATGGAAACCCCCGAATTGCTGGAAGGAGTACTCGACAATATCCCCATGCGTAAATTGGGCACCCCCGAAGATGTAGCCGCACTGGTTGCCTTTTTAGCCAGCGATGATGCCAAGTATGTAACCGGGTCTACTTATTTTGTGGATGGCGGGTTGACGTATCATTATGAAGAGCAATAGGCTTTGGTGGTTGGTGACAACACCAACCACAGGCTAAAAAATCGTGTCATCGCGAGGAGCGGGCGAGGCAAGAGCATTGGGGCGACGTGGCGATCTCTTACCACCACGTCTTTGCGAGACAGTAGTGGGCAAAAGCGTGAGTTGTCGAAGTAATCTCTGCGTAGGATTGGGTGGTGCTTTAACTTAATGCAGTACCCTGTTAGCACAGGTAAGTTAGTTGCACCGCAGCCTGTGGATGTACTTTTTCTTTTATACAAAAGAAAAAGTACCAAAAGAAACTAAGCATAGCGTTCTCATGAACACCACTAATAAAAACATCTGTGAATAAACTTGCGGCTACGTTTATTTGCTAATTAAGGCTGTGCTTTAACTTGGGCTTGTGCTACCTGCAAAACACTGATGCCGCGTAAGAAGCTATCGTTAGGGTAGTGCTTGTAGGAATTTTTAAATCAATTACATTCAAAATTAGTCTCCACCAGCTTTCCTCCTCTAAAATAAAACTCTGCGTAACACATTTCACCTGTTGAAATAAGTTTACCCCTTTGGCATTTACTATTGAAATAATACCTTAATACCTGCTGAATTTGCGTCCTGAACTCTTCATCGGGAGCCTGAAAAAATTTTAGAAAATGCTCTTCGGTATTATACATCAGATGATGCTTTTTAATGATTTGAAGTGCCATATCCTTTGACCGTGACAACTTGCAACCCAATGTATCATTCACCCATTGATGGTGTGATGCCGGCTTTTTTATGGCAATGCCTTTTTTATTGGAAAAATTACAGCTTATGAAAAAGATAGCAAGAAAGGCGAATGC contains the following coding sequences:
- a CDS encoding GLPGLI family protein; amino-acid sequence: MKIKNIIAALALTLISGSIMAQNAHFAESGTIEYEKTINMWAIMKKRINKDNESYMQPAYESYRKSQPQFKKLTSTLTFGDNKTMFVPKPDDGPQNFWGAVMVAQNNTTASDLSTQTSVIQKKVYEETFLVKDSIRAIKWKITDETREIAGFACRRANAVIMDSIYLVAFYTEEIAVSGGPENFSGLPGMILGLAMPHENITWFATKVTDVAIPPAKLIAPTKGKTVNNKQLRATLDEAMKDWGEYAKDEYKAFMLE
- a CDS encoding SDR family NAD(P)-dependent oxidoreductase — translated: MTRFQNKVALVTGSSQGIGAACALRLAADGADIILNGRKLDERGEDIIKQIEALGRRAHFLVADVSKMQNVVDLVNEAISVYGQLDILVNNAGVEKNNDFWNVTEEEYDFVMDTNLKGIFFGIQAFVKYCMNNKRGGVVVNMSSVHEEIIFPHFAAYCASKGGLKMLTRNLATELAPLNIRINNVAPGAIATPINKKLMETPELLEGVLDNIPMRKLGTPEDVAALVAFLASDDAKYVTGSTYFVDGGLTYHYEEQ
- a CDS encoding MGH1-like glycoside hydrolase domain-containing protein encodes the protein MNAEQIRLQEHYAGKNNWLKWGPYLSERQWGTVREDYSADGNAWNYVSHDAARSKAYRWGEEGIAGISDDCQILCMSLALWNGKDPILKERLFGLTNGEGNHGEDVKELYYYLDSTPTHSYLKMLYKYPQQAFPYKKLVEENRGRSKHEPEFELIDTGIFDHDEYFDVFAEYAKNNEEDILIRYTIHNRGLADAELHILPQIWFRNTWLADGNARPEILSQGNNTLFLRCRELHDYHCYADGNAELLFTENETNNERLYNSANKTAYVKDGINDRVVSNDLNAVNTNDIGTKAAYWYKLNVPAKGSVTIKLRLSQNKQAEPFAGFDDIFNTRMAEADGFYTPLHGEKATADEKLVQRQAWAGMLWSKQFYSYNLKRWLDGDPGEPAPPRNRRTGRNNHWQHFVAEDIISMPDKWEYPWFAAWDLAFHCIALAPLDAGFAKNQLKLLVSANYIHPNGQLPAYEWDFGDVNPPVHALATWEVFEMERKATGTGDLAFLEEVFQKLTMNFTWWVNRKDSEGNNIFEGGFLGLDNIGVFNRSAPVPGGGFLEQADGTSWMAMYSLNMMRIAMELALHNNAYESMAIKFAEHFLYIAGSLADMGEDLTGLWDDEDGFYYDLLRHPDCTWDRLRIRTMVGLIPLFAVEVFEESKWQNLPNLVKRLDWFMKQRPDLVNLVSRWKDIQGNQTHLFSLLRGHRMKLLLKRMLDDKEFFSPYGIRSVSKVYEDQPFQYWLGGEDYSVKYTPAESDSNMFGGNSNWRGPVWIPLNYLLVESLYRFHEYYTDDFKVECQAGSGNYATLAQIAGELGNRLKSIFLCNDKGERPVFGGHPKLNHDEHFKDYILFHEYFHGDNGKGLGASHQTGWTGLVALLK
- a CDS encoding MIP/aquaporin family protein, with product MNKTLLKLYLAEFIGTALLLGFGLSIVIFNWGEGTVMESLVPDAGWRRLLTGFLFGTTGCLVTLSPVGKISGAHINPAVSIAFWLCGKMKDHALVGYIISQLLGAVVGCLPLLLWGAQGKSVAYANTVPGDVGIVAAFIGEVITTAGLITLLYIFVSSDKLRDYTPYTMPFLYGFMVWAESPLSGCSTNPARSFGPAVVSGVYTAQWVYWLAPLTGVLLVMGFVKMMNIYRHHEMEAARVSYHDEHSPQSIKTSS
- a CDS encoding helix-turn-helix transcriptional regulator, producing MNRIDRISAILIQLQSRRVVKAQFIADRFDISLRTVYRDIRTLEEAGVPIIGEAGTGYSLADGYRLPPIAFTLEEATALFTAEKLVETLTDEVNSGSYQSAMYKVRAVLRNAEKDYLAGIDSRVEVLKSRRTTQLHEGVNPMQPILKAIAEKKVVSLKYFSYYRQVHTERCVEPVGVFYLDRYWHLIGFCRMQNDYRDFRFDRMLDVKLTDENVVKQHPALKTYIDNSYHERDVHKVVLRVDKKMSLHLGDEKLYHGLVGEVDLGDEIEMTFLTGFMEGFARWFLFFADYATIIEPEILREKAKEVIDKVLLKL
- a CDS encoding outer membrane beta-barrel family protein; its protein translation is MKYTLTLLFALLVGKLGFSQTTYSVKGSAADTIANVKLVNATISVLNAKDSTLRGFTRVAPDGSFSITKKLGKGKFILLATYPKYADYVEEFTLDSAHTTRNFGRISMILKSKLLEGVIVKGTRAAIKIKGDTTEYNASSFTVQPGAKVEDLLKQLPGIQVDKDGKITAQGQAVPKVLVDGEEFFGDDPTLVTKNLRADMVDKVQLYDKTSDQAAFTGIDDGQKTKTINIKLKEDKKNGYFGKADAGLGTKDFYSGQLAVNKFAGKEKMSAYGTLANTGKTGLGWEDANKFGTSNNNVEISDGGISIFSNNSDDIEGWGGQYNGEGFPTARAGGLHYDNKWSGDKQTINGNYKIGSLNVVGDRSNLTQNNIAGNTPGADFINSRSTSNFRNYIFRQKLDGAYNLKLDSLSNLKLTFDGTFKNTETENTTLSQSDRSSGSRLNNNINRLNTKGDQKTFNFSALYTKKFKKVGRTLSVSLSESLDRVDNEGQQYARLESFNETGTPTGNELTDLEKYTDVKSNMVTTSVTYTEPLSKSSSILASYGLNVSNSDADRRAFGQSTPGSGNYDVLDTRFSNHYQLDQLINQAGAVFNYKKDKTTFNFGTKVGLANFKQEDMYTGNKFTRNFSNWNPQASYQYRFSQQKSFRFNYNGNTRQPSLDQIQPIRNNNDNTTIIEGNPNLTPSFNNRFQATYNSYKVLSNRSIWLNGSYSFTSNPIVSNSDFDSSTGKTTRRYSNLASETPTAFSINAQMDSKVKFLFGINVGINAYASGNTSFNKVTRNTIEQTNRSRSNTYQVGLNISRYVEKKFDFYANFGPTYNTSVSSLNPNTNNNGKGFNGFHYLNVYLPGKIQIGAEGEYQYRAATETFNESFSRYLLTASITKSFFKEQNLKIKANCNDVFNQNQGFSRNISGNYITQNNYTTIKRYFLFSIIYEFNKMGGGAPKQ
- a CDS encoding RNA polymerase sigma factor, which gives rise to MEANTINHEAWLTRLYLDAFPAASRYISKQGGSLDEAKDLFQDALVIYYEKTIAGNTNAPRNEKAYLLGITKHLWYHYRQKQQGLLSDDVLNYTDIPNDAPLIPSAKRLLRYLEAAGQRCMDMLQAFYYDKQNMREIAERFGLSGERSATVQKHKCLEKVRDKVKEKSLVYEDFCE